One segment of Fuscovulum ytuae DNA contains the following:
- the glyA gene encoding serine hydroxymethyltransferase, with protein MNAPHRDTGFFTEPLATRDPELFGAVTQELGRQRHEIELIASENIVSRAVMEAQGSVMTNKYAEGYPGKRYYGGCQYVDIAENLAIERACKLFGCSFANVQPNSGSQANQGVFQALIQPGDTILGMSLDAGGHLTHGAAPNQSGKWFKAVQYGVRKQDLELNYDQVAELAAEHKPKLIIAGGSAIPRVIDFKRMREIADSVGAYLLVDMAHFAGLVAAGLYPSPFPHAHVATTTTHKTLRGPRGGMILTDDEAIAKKVNSAIFPGIQGGPLMHVIAAKAVAFGEALQPDFVTYQKQVIANAKALADELMKGGLDIVTGGTDTHLMLVDLRPKGVKGNATEKALGRAHITCNKNGIPFDTEKPTITSGVRLGTPAGTTRGFGEGEFRQIGRWITEVVDGLAANGEEGNAAVEAKVKAEVEALCHRFPIYPNL; from the coding sequence ATGAACGCTCCCCACCGCGACACCGGATTCTTCACCGAACCGCTCGCCACCCGTGACCCGGAACTCTTCGGCGCGGTCACTCAGGAACTTGGCCGTCAGCGGCACGAGATCGAACTGATCGCGTCCGAGAACATCGTCTCACGCGCCGTGATGGAGGCTCAGGGCTCCGTCATGACCAACAAATATGCCGAAGGCTATCCCGGCAAGCGCTACTACGGTGGCTGCCAATATGTTGATATCGCCGAGAATCTTGCCATCGAACGTGCGTGCAAGCTCTTCGGTTGCAGCTTCGCCAACGTCCAGCCGAACTCTGGATCGCAGGCCAATCAGGGCGTGTTCCAAGCGCTGATCCAGCCGGGCGACACGATCCTTGGCATGTCGCTTGATGCTGGTGGCCACCTCACCCATGGCGCGGCCCCCAACCAGTCGGGCAAGTGGTTCAAGGCGGTGCAATACGGCGTGCGCAAGCAGGACCTTGAACTGAACTACGATCAGGTCGCGGAACTTGCCGCCGAACACAAGCCCAAGCTCATCATCGCAGGCGGCTCGGCCATCCCGCGCGTCATCGATTTCAAACGGATGCGCGAAATTGCCGACAGCGTCGGCGCCTATCTCCTTGTAGACATGGCACATTTCGCTGGTCTCGTGGCGGCGGGCCTGTATCCCTCGCCCTTCCCGCATGCCCATGTGGCCACCACCACCACGCACAAAACCCTGCGCGGCCCCCGTGGCGGCATGATCCTGACCGATGATGAAGCCATTGCGAAGAAGGTGAATTCCGCCATCTTCCCGGGCATTCAGGGTGGCCCTTTGATGCATGTGATCGCCGCCAAGGCCGTGGCTTTCGGCGAGGCGCTGCAACCCGATTTCGTCACCTACCAAAAGCAGGTCATCGCCAATGCCAAGGCTCTGGCGGATGAGTTGATGAAGGGCGGCCTCGACATCGTCACCGGCGGCACCGACACGCATCTGATGCTGGTCGATCTGCGCCCCAAGGGTGTGAAGGGCAATGCCACCGAAAAGGCCCTTGGCCGCGCCCATATCACCTGCAACAAGAACGGCATCCCCTTCGATACCGAAAAGCCCACCATCACCTCCGGCGTCCGCCTTGGCACGCCCGCAGGCACGACGCGCGGCTTCGGCGAGGGTGAGTTCCGCCAGATCGGCCGCTGGATCACCGAAGTGGTGGACGGACTTGCCGCCAATGGCGAAGAGGGCAACGCCGCAGTTGAGGCCAAGGTCAAGGCCGAGGTGGAGGCGCTCTGCCACCGCTTCCCGATCTATCCGAACCTCTGA
- a CDS encoding NAD kinase, giving the protein MAFARIAFTASPAPAAAEALRVLTARYGQVAVEKADVVVALGGDGFMLQTLHETEALSLPVYGMNCGTIGFLMNTYQPGDLPARLAAAEEAVINPLRMRAVRVDGTVHQALAINEVSLLRAGPQAAKLRVIVDGRVRMEELVCDGALVATPAGSTAYNYSAHGPILPIGADVLALTAMAAFRPRRWRGALIPKTSIVRLEVLEAAKRPVMADADSRGSVREVASVEIRSEPEVRHRILFDPGHGLEERLINEQFV; this is encoded by the coding sequence ATGGCCTTTGCACGGATTGCCTTTACAGCCTCGCCCGCGCCGGCGGCGGCGGAGGCCCTGCGCGTGCTGACGGCGCGTTATGGGCAGGTGGCGGTGGAGAAGGCAGATGTTGTGGTCGCCCTAGGGGGTGACGGCTTCATGTTGCAGACGCTACATGAGACAGAAGCGCTGTCGCTGCCCGTATATGGGATGAATTGCGGCACCATCGGGTTCCTGATGAACACCTATCAGCCCGGCGATCTGCCCGCGCGGTTGGCCGCCGCCGAGGAGGCGGTCATCAACCCGTTGCGGATGCGGGCCGTGAGGGTGGATGGCACGGTGCATCAGGCGCTGGCCATCAATGAGGTGAGCCTTTTGCGCGCCGGGCCGCAGGCGGCAAAACTGCGGGTCATCGTGGATGGCCGGGTGCGGATGGAAGAGCTGGTTTGCGATGGGGCCTTGGTGGCAACGCCAGCAGGATCAACGGCTTACAACTATTCGGCGCATGGTCCGATCCTGCCCATCGGGGCGGATGTTCTGGCGCTTACGGCGATGGCGGCCTTTCGGCCACGGCGCTGGCGGGGGGCCTTGATCCCCAAGACATCCATCGTGCGGCTGGAGGTGCTGGAGGCGGCCAAGCGGCCCGTGATGGCGGATGCCGACAGCCGGGGATCGGTGCGTGAGGTGGCGAGCGTGGAGATCCGGTCAGAGCCGGAGGTGCGCCACCGCATCCTGTTTGATCCCGGCCATGGACTGGAAGAGCGGCTGATCAACGAGCAGTTCGTCTAA
- a CDS encoding PepSY-associated TM helix domain-containing protein, protein MVSTTEDVARTATERRYFTVWRWHFYCSLYVFPFLMMLAVTGLIMLWVSAMTEINGERTIVTPGEAAMAVSALEVAAEAAVPGGVAVTYIEPMGPDRVAVFQVTGEGGDMTVLLNPYTGAVVDTFPWRAGWYDFATEIHGTLLIGDLGDWLIEAAASLGVILVVTGVWLHWPRPSVRGGTTWRAALLPKLAFSSRGAWKALHGAVGMWMSVILLVFLISGLSWAGIWGGKMVQAWSTFPAEKWDAPLSDKTHADMNHGAAKEVPWGLEQTPLPESGSLAGLPAVAGAVEIDSVVAFARGLGFDGRFQLAIPGEETAVWTISHDSMSNDGPDPSADRTIHIDQYSGNVLADVGYADYSPWAKAMAYGIAFHEGDMGLWNLALNTVFCLSMIFLPVSGLVMWWKRRPDGALRLAAPPAPQGLAFWWAAAALVVALGVAFPLGGAAIAAVIVLDLVLLRQMPRLRRVLS, encoded by the coding sequence ATGGTTTCCACGACGGAAGATGTCGCCCGGACGGCGACGGAACGGCGCTATTTCACGGTGTGGCGCTGGCATTTCTACTGCTCTCTCTACGTGTTTCCCTTCCTGATGATGCTGGCGGTGACCGGCCTGATCATGCTGTGGGTTTCGGCGATGACCGAGATCAATGGCGAAAGGACAATTGTCACCCCGGGCGAAGCGGCGATGGCGGTTTCCGCGCTGGAGGTGGCAGCAGAGGCCGCGGTGCCGGGCGGTGTGGCCGTGACCTATATCGAGCCGATGGGGCCGGATCGGGTGGCGGTGTTTCAGGTGACGGGCGAGGGCGGTGACATGACCGTGCTGCTGAACCCCTATACGGGTGCGGTGGTCGACACCTTCCCGTGGCGCGCGGGCTGGTATGATTTCGCGACCGAGATTCATGGCACGCTGTTGATCGGGGATCTGGGCGACTGGCTGATCGAGGCGGCGGCGTCTTTGGGCGTGATCCTTGTGGTGACGGGCGTCTGGCTGCATTGGCCGCGCCCGTCGGTCCGGGGGGGGACGACATGGCGCGCGGCGCTGTTGCCGAAGCTGGCCTTCTCGTCGCGCGGCGCATGGAAGGCGCTGCATGGCGCGGTTGGGATGTGGATGTCGGTGATCCTGCTGGTCTTCCTGATTTCGGGGCTGAGCTGGGCGGGCATCTGGGGCGGCAAGATGGTGCAGGCTTGGTCCACCTTTCCGGCGGAGAAATGGGATGCGCCGCTGTCCGACAAGACCCATGCCGATATGAACCACGGCGCGGCGAAGGAAGTGCCTTGGGGTCTGGAACAGACGCCGCTTCCGGAAAGCGGGTCACTTGCGGGTTTGCCTGCCGTGGCGGGGGCGGTGGAGATCGACAGCGTCGTGGCCTTTGCGCGCGGGCTTGGCTTTGATGGGCGGTTCCAGCTGGCCATTCCGGGTGAGGAGACGGCGGTCTGGACGATCAGCCATGACAGCATGTCGAATGACGGGCCGGACCCAAGCGCGGATCGCACGATCCATATTGATCAGTATTCGGGCAATGTTTTGGCCGATGTGGGCTATGCCGATTACAGCCCTTGGGCCAAGGCGATGGCCTATGGCATCGCCTTTCACGAGGGCGATATGGGGCTGTGGAACCTTGCGCTGAACACGGTCTTCTGCCTGTCGATGATCTTTCTGCCCGTGTCGGGGCTGGTGATGTGGTGGAAGCGGCGGCCGGACGGGGCCTTGCGGCTTGCCGCGCCGCCTGCGCCGCAGGGGCTGGCCTTCTGGTGGGCGGCGGCGGCCTTGGTCGTGGCGCTGGGGGTGGCTTTCCCCTTGGGCGGCGCGGCGATTGCGGCGGTGATCGTGCTGGACCTTGTGCTGCTGCGGCAGATGCCAAGGCTGCGGCGGGTTCTGTCTTGA